DNA from Candidatus Methylomirabilota bacterium:
GCCGGCCGCGCGGGTCACCGAGGTGGGCAGCGCCCGCGGCGCCGGCGCCTTGCCACCGACGGTGGTGACGTTGATGATGCGGCCCCCACCCCGCTGCTTCATGAGGGGGATGACCAGGCGGCAGAAGCGGATCGCGCCCATCACCTTGAGGTCGAAATCGCGCTGCCAGGTCGTGTCGTCGACGGCGGCGAAGGCGGCGGCGGACGACGTGCCCGCGTTGTTGACCAGGACGTCGATGCCGTCGAAGCGCGCGACCACCGCGTTGACGAAGGCCTCGATGTCGGCGGCCTGAGTCACGTCCGCCGGCTGGGCCAGCACCTCGGCCCCGGTGGCCTTGCGGATGCCGTCGGCGGCGCGCTCCAGCACGTCCTTGCGGCGCGCGCAGATGGCCACGCGCGCCCCCTCGCGGGCGAAGCGCTCGGCACTGGCGCGCCCGAGACCTTCACTGCCACCCGTGACGATGACCACCTTGCCGGCGAGCCCGAGCTCGAGCATGTCGTCTCCTCCCCGTGGGAGCCGCATCATACAATAGGCTGGAGACCCGAGCATGACGTTCACCAAGGAGCTCTGGCCGGCGATCGATGGCATCTACGCGGCCATCCTGGGGCACCCGTTCATCCGCGGGCTCACCGACGGCACGCTGCCGCGCGAGAGCTTCCGCTTCTACGCCGTCCAGGACGCCCTCTATCTGAGGGAGTTCGCCCGGGCCCTGTCGCTGGCGGCCGCCCGGGCCCCGGAGGACGACTGGATCATCATGTTCAACGAGCACGCCGCCGGCGCGTTGAAGGTCGAGCGGGCGCTGCACGAGTCGTTCTTCCAGGACTTCGGTCTCACGCCGGCTCAGGTAGCGGCGACGCCGCTGGCGCCGACCAACCTGGCCTACACCAGCTATCTGCTGGCCGTCGCCCACGGCGCGCCGTACCACGAGGCGGTGGCGGCGCTGCTGCCCTGCTACTGGATCTACTGGGAAGTGGGCAAGCACCTCGAGCAGACGGGCTCCAGGGATCCCCTCTACGCCCGCTGGATCGCCACGTACGCCTCCGAGGACTTCGGCGGCGTGGTCCGTGCCGTCCTGGAGGCCACGGACCGGATCGCGGCGGGCCTGGGCGGGGCCGAGCGGCAGGCCATGGCGCGCCACTTCGTGACCACGAGCCGCTACGAGTGGATGTTCTGGGAGATGGGCTACCGCCGCGAGGCGTGGCCGCTGTGAAGGCGCTGCTCTTCGACCTGGACGACACGCTGCTCGACTACTCGAGCTGTCAGGACGCCTGCTGGGAAGAGAGCTGCGCGGCCGTGGCCGCGCCCGTGGGCGTCGACGCGTCCGCCCTCGTCGCCGCTATCGCCGATGTCCGGCGGTGGTTCTGGAATGATCCAGCGCGCCACCGGGCCCAGCGCACCGACATGGTCGGGGCGTGGGCCAGGATCGCCGAGCTGGGTCTGGCCCGGCTGGGTGCCGCCGGCGACGGCCTGGCCCGGCGCATCGCCGAAGATTTCGCGGCGCGGCGGTGTGCCGCCGAACGCCTGTTCCCCGACGCCCTGGCCACCCTGGAGGCGCTGCGCGCGCGAGGCGTGCCGCTGGGACTGGTCACCAACGGCGATGCGCGACTGCAGCGCGGCAAGATCGCCCGCCACGCCCTGGCCCCGTACTTCGGGGTCATGGTCATCGAGGGGGAGTTCGGCGCCGGCAAGCCGGATGCGGCCGTGTTCCGCCACGCGCTCACCGGCCTCGGTGTCGCTCCCGCCGGGACCTGGATGGTGGGGGACCACCTGGTCTGGGACGTGGACGGCGCCCAGCGGGTGGGCCTGCGCGCCGCATGGATCGATCGGCCCCGCGTCGGCCTGCCGGCCGACCAGGCCGTGCAGCCCGAACGCATCATTCACGGTCTGGACGAGCTCCTCGACCTCGCCGGCTGAACGTCGCGGCCGCGGCCCAAGATGGCGGGCCCTGCGCTCCGCACGCACCCATCTGTGGCCGCGTGCGCAATAAAAGCTTCGCCAAAGCGCGGGCCGTCTGTTGCTATAGGAGCGTACGCAAGGAGGAGCTCTCATGCGACGAGTCGCGATCCTGATCGCCGGTCTGGCGGTGGTCGTCTCGGGCTGCGCGACAGCCAAATCCCGGCCGCCGCGGGCCGCCGCGCCGGCGGAGGTGGACGTCACCGGCCGGTGGATCGGGACCTGGTACGGTCACGGCATCGTTGGGATCCCGCGCGAGCAGGACGCGTTCGCCGACTTCGTACAGCGAGGGTCCGGGGGGCGCGGGGTCCTCACCCTGGACGGGGCTCCGGCCGCGGAGGGGGTGCCAGCCGCCTCGCGAATGGCCGGCCTCTCCGGATCCCGCGTGTTCCTCGAGGTGGCCGGCTCGGACCTCGTGCTCGTTCACGAGCTCGGGCCCCGGCATCTGAAAGCGCGGTTCCGGGTGGACGGGGACCGGATGGTCGGTCACATCAGCGACGCCCAGCCGCCCGTGCGCATCGTGCTGGAACGGCAGAAGCCGGAGCCGCCCAAGCCGGCGGCCGCCCCGACGCGCCCGGAGCCTCAGGTCGCCGCCCCACCGCCGCCACCGCCGTCGGCTGTCGAGCCCGCGCCCACGCCGCCCCCGCCGGCCGTGGCCATGACGCCGGCTCCGGGGAGCGAGGCGGCCGAGGCGAAGCCCGAGGGCGCTCCGCGTCCGGCCCCGGACGAATTCGCGGAGGCCCCGCAGCTCAAGGCGGTGCACTTCGACTTCGACAAGTCCGCCATTCGCCCGGAGGACGTCGCCGTCCTGGACGAGAGCGCCGAGTGGCTCAAGGGCAACGAGGTCCTGGTGCTCATCGAGGGCCACGCCGACGAGCGGGGTACCAACGAGTACAACCTCGCGCTCGGCGAGCGGCGCGCCAAGGCCGTGCGTGAGCACCTGGTGAACAAGGGTGTCGCGGCCGAGCGCATCAACACGGTGAGCTACGGCGAGGAGCGGCCGGCCTGCACCGACAAGAACGAAACCTGCTGGAAGCAAAACCGCCGCGCCCGCACCCTCATCAAAGGGCAGTAGCCACGCTTCGAGCGCGGGCTTTGCCCGCGCGCTCGTCTTTCCTGGGGGAGGTCTCGGAGGGGGCCGTCTTAGGCCCCCTCCGATTGGCTTAGCGCGGAATCGCGACGGGAGCGGCGAAGTAGATGAGCCCGGCCTTCGCCGTGAGCCCCAGCACGTACAGGACGTCCGGCAGCCACACCGCGCGCATCGTGTACGCCGCCGTCGCCGAGCCGGCCAGCACGACGGGCACCGCCAACCAGAGCGGCAGACGCAACAGGCGGAACATCGGCTCGACCAGCAGCAGGAAGATCATCATGACGAAGATCACGCCGAGCAGGACGATTCCCAGGAAGATCGGCGTGAGCAGGAAAAACGACACGAGGACGAGCAAGGCATCGGTTCGCCCGGTGATAGGGTCGGCGAACGCGTTCGCCGTCTCCGGCCGGTTGGCCAGCGAGATCAACCACGCCTGCACCGGGCTCGACCAGCCCAGGTACCAGGCGATCCAACCGACGCCGACCACCACAGCCAGCCAGTGGATCCAGCGCTTCGGCATCGCCTCTCATTCTAAGGGGTATGATAGCCACTCCATCCACGCTCATTTGGGAGGCGCACCGTGGCCGAGGACTTGTTGGAAATCGTCAAGGACGGTGTGGCAGTGCTCACCCTCAACCGACCGGACCGGCTCAACGCCCTGTCCCCCCGCATGCTGGATGGGCTGCTGAGCGCTCTGCCCCGGCTGGCCGACGATCCCGCGGTCGGGGCCGTGGTGCTGACGGGCGCGGGCCGGGCGTTCTGCGCGGGCGGGGACGTCAAGGCCATGGCCGAGGCCCGGGAGGCGGAAGGGGTGACGCTGGAGGAACGGGCCCACGCGCTGCGGAAGAGAATGGAGGTCTCGCGCTGGCTCCACGAGCTGCCCACGCCGACGATCGCGATGGTGCGGGGCGCGGCGGCCGGCGCCGGGCTCTCCCTGGCCCTGGCGTGCGACCTGCGCATCGCCGCCGACAGCGCTCGCTTCGGCACCGCCTTCGCCCGTGTGGGCTACCCGGGCGACTTCGGCGGCTCGTTCTTCCTGACCGCGCTCGTGGGCACCGCCAAGGCCCGCGAGCTCTACTTCACCGCCGACCTGGTCGACGCCGCCGAGGCCCACCGACTGGGCCTGGTCAACCGCGTCGTCCCCGACGCCCGGCTGGAGGACGAGACGATGGCGCTGGCCACCCGGCTCGCTCGCGGGCCCCGGATCGCGTACCGCTACGTGAAGCGCAACTTGAACGCGGCCGAGCACGCCACCCTCGCCGAGGTCCTCGACCTGGAAGCGTGGCATCAGAGCCGCTGCGGGCTCACGGAGGACCACCGGGAGGCGGCGCGCGCGTTCGTGGAGAAGCGGGAGCCCGTGTTCCGCGGCCGGTGAGGCCGCGTTCCGGGCTCCCGCCCCGAGCGATCGTTACTGGGCCAGCCAGACCTTCATGAAGGTGTTGTTGTCGTAGACGGTGGGTGCCCACTTGTGGCCGCGGACCTTCTTGTCCCGGAAGTGGAACCCCTCGACCCAGGCCACCGGCACCGCCGACACCGGGGCGTTCAGGATGTGGCGCTGCAGCTCATGGTAGAGACGGGCGCGCTTGGCGCGGTCGCTTTCCTTGAGCGCGCGCTCGGCCAGCTCGTCGACCTTCGGATCGGACCACTTGCCCCAGTTGCTGCCGGCCGGCGTCGTGTAGATGAGCGAGAACATGTCGGCCGGGTCGGAGGTCACCATCGCGCGATCCTGGATGGCGATGAATGTGAAGTCGCCTTTGCCGTAGACGGCGAAGCCGGCAGCGCTCTCGTAGGTCTTGATCGTGCCGCGGATGCCGACCTTCCTCAGCTGCGACATGATGAGCTGGGCGCGGTCGACGTAGCCGCCCACCGAGCGGACGGCCGCCTCGATGTCCAACCCGTTCGGGTAGTGCTTGGCGACCAGCCGCTTGGCCTCGGCGAGGTCCTGGTCTTTCGGCTGCCGGCAGCCGGGCATCTTGTTGACTTCGGCCAGCGGCAGGGCGAAGTCGGTGAACAGCTTGGGGTCCAGGAGGGCGCAGGCGACGCCGGCGCCCTCGAAGGCCTTGCCGACGAGGTCCTGGCGGTCGATGGCCAGGTTGACGGCCCGGCGGAGGTCGGGATTGTCGAAGGGCGGCTTCTTGGTGTGCATGTAGATCAACGCGATCGTGGCGATCGAGTTCTGGCTGACGTCGACCGCATCCCCGCGGGCCCGCTTCAGCTCATCGGCCTCGGTCTTTCTCAGCGGCGGCCAGGTGTCCCAGAGATGGATGCGTCCCGCCTTGGCGGCCGCGATCTGGGTGGGGCCGCCGACCAGGATGAACTGCTTCACCCCGTCCAGGTAGGGCAGGCCCTTGACGAAGTAGTCCTTGTTCTTCTCCCACTCGATGATGCTGCCCCGCTCGTAGCGCTTGAACTTGAAGGGGCCCGTCCCGATCTGCGCCTCGGGGCGCGAGAGATCGTTGCCGAACTTCTCCAGCACGTGCTTGGCGACGATCCGGCACCAGGCCGAGCCGACATACTCGACGAACGGCGCGGCCGGGAATTTCAAATTCACCTGGAAGGTGTGCGGGTTCACGGCCTCCACGCTGGCCACCACGGGCTTGAGCATGGAGCCGCAGCGGGGACTCTTGAAGTTGGGGTTCAACACGCGGTCGAGGCTGGCCTTCACGTCGGCGGAGGTGAAGGGCTGCCCGTCGTGCCACTTGACGCCCTTGCGCAGCTCGAAGGTGTAGACCTTGCCGTCCGGCGAGACCGTCCACCGCTCGGCCAGGTCGCCGACGATCTTCGTGGGGTCGTCGGGGTCGTGGTGGAGCAGGCCCGAGTAGATGCCGGCGAGGGCCTGCTGGACGGACAGAGGTGACTCGGCGTGGATGTCGAGCCGGCCGGGATCGCCGTAGACGTACCAGTTGAGGATGCCGCCGTACCGCGGCTTGTCCTGGGCGGCGGCGCCGGAGGCGCCGGCGCCGAGCACGAGGAGCGCGAGGATGACCACGAGGACCTTCGACCGGTGCATGGGGTGTCCCTCCTGTTCCGCGAAGTGGGTCAGCCGAGGCCGCCCCGGAGCCGGGGATCGGTCATGTCACGGATGGCGTCGCCGAGCAGGTTCAGCCCGAACACGGTCAGGCTGATGGCCACGCCCGGGAAGAAGATCATCCAGGGGGCCGTCTCCAGGGCCTGCACGCCGGCGGTGAGCATGCCGCCCCACGACGGCTCGTCGGGCGGCGCGCCCAGGCCGAGAAAGCTCAGGGAGGCCTCCACCACGATGGCGTAGGCGATGTTCACGGTGGCCAGCACGATATAGGTGGCGAAGGTGTTCGGCAAGACGTGGCGGAAGATGACCCGCCACTGCGAGCCGCCGGCCGCGCGGGCCGCCTCCACGAAGGGCGTCTCCTTGAGGCCGAGCGTTACCGAGCGCAGCGTGCGCGCGGCGGTGGGGCCGAGCAGGATCGCCAGGGCCACGATCACGTTGTCGACGGACTGGCCGAGCGCGGCCATGAGCGACAGTGCCAGGATGATGGGTGGCAAGGCCATCACGCTGTCGACGATGCGCTGACTCAGCGAATCCGCCAGGCCGCCGAAGTAGCCGGTGATGACCCCCCACAGACCGCCGAGGGTGACGCCCAGGCCCACGGACAGCAGCCCCACGTAGAGAGAGAGCCGGGCGCCCCAGATGACCCGGCTCAACATGTCCCGGCCCAGGTGGTCCGTCCCCATCGGGAACTCGGCGCTGGGCGGCAGGTAGGGGGCGAACGCGGCATCTTTGGCGCCGTGGGGGGCGAGCTGAGGGGCGAAGACCGCGGTGGCGATGAGCAGCAGGATGATCACCGCGCCGATGGCCCCCAGGGGCTGGCGGGCGACGAACCACCGCAGCCCGCCGAGCGCGCGGGCCGCCGGTTGACGCCAGCCCTGGACGGCCGCCACGTCGGGCACGCGGACGGCGAGCCGACCGCCGGCCAGGTCAGGCGTACCGGATCCGGGGATCGAGCCAGGCATAGAGAAGGTCCACCACCAGGTTCACGGTGAGGAACACGAGGGCCATGACCAGCACGATGGCCTGGACGGTCGGGTAGTCCCGGTAGCTGACGGCCTGGACCAGCGCCGTACCCATGCCCGGGACCGCGAAGATGATCTCCATGATCACGATGCCGCCGAGGAGCCGCCCGCCCCACCAGCCGATGAAGGTGATCACCGGCAGGAGCGAGTTGCTCAGCGCGTGGCGGTAGACCACGGCCCGCTCGGCCAGGCCCTTGGCCCGGGCCGTCCGTACGTAGTCCTGGCGGACGACCTCGAGCATCTGCGACCGGGTCAGCCGCATGATGGGCGCGCTGATGTAGTAGGCCTGGGCCAGCGTCGGCCACACGAGCTGCTTGAGATTCTCGGCGGGGTCGTCCAGGAAGGACACGAACTCCAGCGGGGGCATCCAGCCGAAGGTGCGTACCAGCGCGTAGAGGATGAGGACACCGGTGAAGAAGATGGGCAGGCTGAGCCCGCTGATGCTCACCACGCGCACCGCGTGGTCGAGCCAGGTGTTCTGACGCACCGCCGAGACGACGCCCAGCGGGACCGCCCACAGGACGGCGACCACGATGGTGAGAAAGGCGAGCTCCATGGAGCGGGGGAAGCGCTCCCAGAGGATCTCCGTGACCGGTCGCCGCTGCGTGTAGGAGTAGCCGAAATCCCAGCGCAGGGCCCCGCCCAGCCAGCTCAGGTACTGCAGGGCCACCGGCTGATCGAGGCCCAGCTCGGCCCGGATCTGCTGGATCTGCTTTTCCTGCACCGCGCTCGACTCGCTGCCGGTCTGATAGACGAGGATCTCGGCGATGTCGCCGGGCACCACGCGCAGGAGCACGAAGATCAGCAGCGAGGCGCCCAGCAACGAGGGGGCGAAGAACAAGAGGCGCCGGAGGACGTACTTGTGCATCGCCGGTGGGCCGTATAATAACCCGCTACCGATGACCTCGGAAGCCTCCGCCATGTCCGGGCCATGAGCGACGCCGACGATCGGGCGCGGGCGACGGAGCTGTGGCAGGAGGCCTACCGGCGGCAGATGCAGGGTGACCTCGAGGCCGCCATCGAGCTCTACCGGCGGTCGATCGCCGCGCATCCCACCGCCGAAGCCCACACGTTCCTCGGCTGGACGCTGAGCTTTCAGGGGCGCCTGGAGGAAGCCACCCGGGAATGCCTCAAGGCCATCGAGGTCGATCCGGACTTCGGCAACCCCTACAACGACATCGGCGTGTATTTGATGCAGCAGGACAAGCTCGACGAGGCCATCCCCTGGCTGGAGAAGGCCAAGCGGGCTCCCCGCTACGAGCCGCGGCAGTTCCCCTACATGAACCTCGGCCGCATCTTCATGCGCAAGGGGCGCTGGGCCGATGCGGTTCGCGAGCTCGAGGGCGCCGTGCAGATGGCCCCTGCCGATGCCGAGACGCGCAAGGCCCTGCACGCCCTGCTGGGCCGGCTCAACGGACACGCCTCGCCCCCGGCCGCGCTGCGCTGAAGATCGCCGTCGTCGTCCCGCTGCTCGTCGGCGGGTTCCTCCTCGCCAGCCTGCTCGCCTTCTGGCTGGCGGTGCGGCCGCCCCGACTCACCATCGACCTGCGCCCGGCCGATGTCGGCCTGGCCGTAGAGGACGTGTCGATCCGCGCGGCCGACGGGGTGCGCCTCTCAGCCTGGCTCGCGGCGCGTCCCGGGCGGCCGGCCGTGGTGCTCCTGCACGGCTATCCGGCCGACAAGCGAGATCTGCTGCCGCTGGCCGCCGTGTTCCACCGGCACTTCACCGTGCTCCTGGTCGATCTACGCTCCTTCGGCCAGAGTGAGGGCCGGGTCACCACGCTCGGGCATCGTGAGCGCGACGACCTGAAGCGGGCCCTCGACGTGCTCCAGCAGCGCGGGCTCGGCCCCGTGGGAGTGTTCGGCTTCTCACTCGGCGGGGCGGTGGCGCTGCTGACCGCCGCCGAAGACCAGCGCATCCGCGCGGTCGCGGCCTATGCCCCGTTTGCCGACTTGCGGGATCTGGGCCGCGATCTCTACCGCGGCCTGTGGCTCCTGCGCGAGCCGCTGGTGGGCCTCATGCGCCTGTGGTCCCGGCTGCTCCTGGGCGCCGACATCACGCGCCCGTCCCCGGAACAGGCGGCCCGGCGACTGAGCGTGCCCGTGATGCTCGTCCACAGCCGGGCGGACGAGCAGATTCCCTTTCACCACGCCGAGCGCCTGGTCCGGGCGCTCGCCGACAACTCCCAGGCCCGGTTCGTCTTCAGCGACGACGGCTATCACGGCGCGCTGGGCTCGGGCCTGCAAGAGCGTCTCGCCCAGTTCTTCCTGGGCTCCTTGCACTAGACGATCCCGGCTGTTTGCGGGTGGTCAATTCTTGACGCTTCCCCTGTCACGGTGACACCTGCACCAGGTCGACGGCGCCAGGTCGCCACCGCAACTCGCCGATTCTCCGGGTGTTTGTCTTCGCGGCGGCGGCGGTGCGTGTGGCACAACGGTTGCGTGGGCAACGCGCGGCGGACAGCGCGCACAACCGGGGCTGGTCTCGCACGTGGTCGGAGGTGGCATGACGCCGGAATTCAGGTCGCTGAAGATCGAGGACATCAAGGAGCTGCAGGAGCTGGTCGTCGATTCGGTCGCCTCCATCGAGCCGGGGCTGCGGCTGCTCGACAAGCAGGCCACCCTGGGGGGCAGCACCATCGACCTCGTCACGGTCGATGCCGAGGAGGTCCTGACCCTGATCGTCGTGGGCTTCGAAGCCGACGACGAGATGATGCTGAGGGCGCTGGAGGCCTATTCCTGGTGCCTGGAGTCCCCCGAGGAGCTCAGCCAGCTCTACCCCGACGAGCACTGGTCCACGCAGTCGCCGCGGGTCGTCTTCATCACCGAGCGCATCCCGCTGGCCTTTCTGCGCAAGATCCGCCACCTCCGCTTCCACCGTGTCGACTGTCTCGAGTTTCGCTTCGGCCTGCAGTTCTCCCACGTGGGGGAGCTGCGGGAGGCCGAGGCGGTGGTCGAGCCACCACCGCCACCGCCGCCCCCGGCCGTCGCCCCGGTCGCGCCGCCGCCGGTCGTCGCCCAACCCGTCGCGCCTGCCCCCGCGGCGCCCGCTCCGGCTGCCGGCCGGTCGCAAGCGCGCGCCGAGGCGCCGTCGCGGGCTGCTCATCGGCCGCGCGCCGAGGCGTCACGCCGGGAGGAGCCGGCGCCCCCGCCCCCGCCGCCGCTGCCGGCGGTGCCCATCGAGGAGTCGCGGGGCGCGGCCTCGCGTGCCAGCGTGGTGAGCGAGGAGATGGTGCGCACGGTACGCGAGTACCTGCAGCGCGAGTTCCCCACCGCCGTCATCTACGACTTCTACGCCCACGACCGGGGCGTGCAGATGTTCCACCTGCAAGACAGTCATGGGGCGGTGATCCACTCCGCCATCGTCACCGAGGAGGTGCTCGGCGAGGGCGGTGAGGCCCAGCTGCAAAACCTGCTCGAGAAGCACAAGCTGGCCCGGGTGCTCCGGCAGGCCGGCTCGGCCGCGGTCTCGGTGGCGAAGACCGGGCTGAAGATCGAGCGACGGTGAGCGTCGGACGGGGGATCGGGCGGGTGTGGCTGACGGCGGCGGGGCTGCTGGTGGCTACGGCCACGGCCGCGCTGGCCGGGTCGCCCACCGAGCAGGTGCGGCAGTACACCGACCACGTGCAGCGCATCCTCCACGACACCTCGCTGCCGCAAGCGGACAAGCGCGCCGCCGTCAGCAAGATCGCGCACGAGGTGTTCGACCTGACCGAGACGGCCAGGCGGGCGCTGGGCCGTCACTGGCAGGGCCGAACGCCGGCCCAGCAGGCGGAGTTCGTCCAGCTCTTCGCCGACCTGTTGGAGCGGACGTACGTGGCCAAGGTCGACTACTACGGCGGCGAGCAGGTGCACTTCACGGCAGAGACGGTCGACGGGGACTACGCGGTCGTCCGCGGCAAGGTCGTCACCCGGCAGCGCACGGAGATTCCCGTCGAGGCCCGCCTGCACCAGCGCGATGGCCGCTGGCTCATTTACGACGTCATCATCGAGAGTGTCAGCCTGGTGGGGAACTATCGCTCGCAATTCGACCGGATCATCCGGTCGGGCTCGTACGAGGAGCTGGTACGGCGGTTGAAAACCCGGCGTGACGAATTCGTGCCCGTCAAGGAGCGTCGGCCGACCCGCTCCTGAGCTTGCAGCCCCCGGCCCTCCTCCTTATAATCGGCGCGACGACCGGGCGCCGATCCACCCAGAAATTCCTTAGCCAGGCGAGGTCAGCCCATGCCGACAGCCAAGACGACCACGCGACGCGACGAACCCATCGAGGCCCTGCTCAAGGAGGGCCGTAAGTTTCCGCCGCCGAAGGAGTTCGCCAACCGCGCCGTCGTGTCGAGTCCGGCCATCTACAAGGAGGGCAGGGCCAATCCCGTCCGCTTCTGGGAAAAGCAGGCCCGCCAGCTGCGCTGGATGAAGCCGTGGAAGAAGGCGCTGGACTGGAAGCTGCCCTACGCCAAGTGGTTCGTCGGCGGCAGGCTCAACGTCTCCGACAATTGCCTGGACCGCCACGTGGAGGGGCCGCGGCGCAACAAGGCCGCCCTCATCTGGGAAGGGGAGCCCGGCGACAGTCGCGTGCTCACGTACTGGGACCTCTACCGCGAGGTCAACCAGTTCGCCGCCGCCCTCAAGCGGCACGGCGTCAAGAAGGGCGACGCCGTCACCATCTACATGCCGATGATCCCCGAGCTGCCCATCGCCATGCTGGCCTGCGCCCGGATCGGCGCCCCCCACAGCGTGGTGTTCGGCGGCTTCTCGCCGGAATCGCTCCGCGACCGGATCAACGACTGCAAGTCCAAGATCATCATCACCACCGACGGCGGCTACCGGCGCGGCGGCAAGGTGCCGCTCAAGAAGAACACCGACGACGCGCTCAAGGAATGCCCGTTCGTGACGACGGTCGTCGTGTACAAGCGGACCGGGCAGGAGATCGACTGGCAGCGCGACCGGGACGTCTGGTGGGACGACTTCGTCAAGGGCGCCGACGCCTACGTCAAGCCGGAGCCCATGGACGCCGAGGACATGCTGTACCTGCTCTACACCTCGGGCTCGACGGGCAGGCCCAAGGGCATCGTGCACACCACCGGCGGGTATCTCACGGGGATCACCGCCACCCACCGGATGATCTTCGACATCAAGGAGGAGGACGTCTTCTGGTGCACCGCCGACATCGGCTGGGTCACCGGTCACTCCTACATCGTGTACGGCCCGCTCGCCAACGGGACGACCGGGGTGATGTACGAGGGCACCCCGGATTACCCGGACAAGGACCGGTTCTGGCGGATCGTCGAGAAATACGGCATCACCATCCTGTACACGGCCCCGACGGCCATTCGCACCTTCGTCCGCTGGGGCGAGGAGTATCCCAAGCGCTGCAATCTGTCCTCCCTGCGCCTGCTGGGGACGGTGGGGGAGCCGATCAACCCCGAGGCCTGGGTGTGGTACTGGAAGGTGATCGGGGGCGGCCGCTGCCCCATCGTGGACACCTGGTGGCAGACGGAGACGGGTCAGATCCTGATCTCGCCGCTGCCGGGCATCACGATCTGCAAGCCGGGCTCGGCTACTCTCCCGTTCCCGGGCATCGACGCGGACGTGGTGAACGACAAGGGCGAGTCGGTGGACGCCGGCTACCTGGTCCTCAAGAAGCCGTGGCCGGCCATGTTGCGGGGCATCTACGGCGACCCCGAGCGGTACCACAAGCAGTACTGGAGCCAGATCCCTGGCATGTACTTCACCGGCGACGGGGCCAAGCGCGACAAGGACGGCTATTTCTGGCTCCTCGGCCGCATCGACGATGTCATGAACATCTCCGGCCACCGCGTGTCCACCATGGAGGTGGAATCCGCGCTCGTCGACCATCCATCGGTGGCCGAGGCGGCGGTGATCGGGCGGACCCACGAGATCAAGGGGCAGGCCATCGCCGCCTTCGTCACGATCAAGGTGGGGCGGACGGCGACGGAGGGTCTCAAGGCGGAGATCAAGGAGCACGTGGCCAAGAAGATCGGCGCGCTGGCCCGGCCCGACGACGTGATTTACGCCGCCGAGCTGCCCAAGACGCGCAGCGGCAAGATCATGCGCCGGCTGCTCCGCGACGTGGCCGAGGGGCGGGCCCTGGGCGACACGACCACCCTGGCCGACGCCAACGTGGTGGCCGAGCTCAAG
Protein-coding regions in this window:
- a CDS encoding ABC transporter permease; translation: MHKYVLRRLLFFAPSLLGASLLIFVLLRVVPGDIAEILVYQTGSESSAVQEKQIQQIRAELGLDQPVALQYLSWLGGALRWDFGYSYTQRRPVTEILWERFPRSMELAFLTIVVAVLWAVPLGVVSAVRQNTWLDHAVRVVSISGLSLPIFFTGVLILYALVRTFGWMPPLEFVSFLDDPAENLKQLVWPTLAQAYYISAPIMRLTRSQMLEVVRQDYVRTARAKGLAERAVVYRHALSNSLLPVITFIGWWGGRLLGGIVIMEIIFAVPGMGTALVQAVSYRDYPTVQAIVLVMALVFLTVNLVVDLLYAWLDPRIRYA
- a CDS encoding tetratricopeptide repeat protein; translated protein: MSDADDRARATELWQEAYRRQMQGDLEAAIELYRRSIAAHPTAEAHTFLGWTLSFQGRLEEATRECLKAIEVDPDFGNPYNDIGVYLMQQDKLDEAIPWLEKAKRAPRYEPRQFPYMNLGRIFMRKGRWADAVRELEGAVQMAPADAETRKALHALLGRLNGHASPPAALR
- a CDS encoding alpha/beta fold hydrolase codes for the protein MRPPRLTIDLRPADVGLAVEDVSIRAADGVRLSAWLAARPGRPAVVLLHGYPADKRDLLPLAAVFHRHFTVLLVDLRSFGQSEGRVTTLGHRERDDLKRALDVLQQRGLGPVGVFGFSLGGAVALLTAAEDQRIRAVAAYAPFADLRDLGRDLYRGLWLLREPLVGLMRLWSRLLLGADITRPSPEQAARRLSVPVMLVHSRADEQIPFHHAERLVRALADNSQARFVFSDDGYHGALGSGLQERLAQFFLGSLH
- a CDS encoding ABC transporter substrate-binding protein — its product is MSVGRGIGRVWLTAAGLLVATATAALAGSPTEQVRQYTDHVQRILHDTSLPQADKRAAVSKIAHEVFDLTETARRALGRHWQGRTPAQQAEFVQLFADLLERTYVAKVDYYGGEQVHFTAETVDGDYAVVRGKVVTRQRTEIPVEARLHQRDGRWLIYDVIIESVSLVGNYRSQFDRIIRSGSYEELVRRLKTRRDEFVPVKERRPTRS
- the acs gene encoding acetate--CoA ligase, producing MPTAKTTTRRDEPIEALLKEGRKFPPPKEFANRAVVSSPAIYKEGRANPVRFWEKQARQLRWMKPWKKALDWKLPYAKWFVGGRLNVSDNCLDRHVEGPRRNKAALIWEGEPGDSRVLTYWDLYREVNQFAAALKRHGVKKGDAVTIYMPMIPELPIAMLACARIGAPHSVVFGGFSPESLRDRINDCKSKIIITTDGGYRRGGKVPLKKNTDDALKECPFVTTVVVYKRTGQEIDWQRDRDVWWDDFVKGADAYVKPEPMDAEDMLYLLYTSGSTGRPKGIVHTTGGYLTGITATHRMIFDIKEEDVFWCTADIGWVTGHSYIVYGPLANGTTGVMYEGTPDYPDKDRFWRIVEKYGITILYTAPTAIRTFVRWGEEYPKRCNLSSLRLLGTVGEPINPEAWVWYWKVIGGGRCPIVDTWWQTETGQILISPLPGITICKPGSATLPFPGIDADVVNDKGESVDAGYLVLKKPWPAMLRGIYGDPERYHKQYWSQIPGMYFTGDGAKRDKDGYFWLLGRIDDVMNISGHRVSTMEVESALVDHPSVAEAAVIGRTHEIKGQAIAAFVTIKVGRTATEGLKAEIKEHVAKKIGALARPDDVIYAAELPKTRSGKIMRRLLRDVAEGRALGDTTTLADANVVAELKHKYEDKEG